A single Rattus norvegicus strain BN/NHsdMcwi chromosome 5, GRCr8, whole genome shotgun sequence DNA region contains:
- the Gabrd gene encoding gamma-aminobutyric acid receptor subunit delta precursor has product MDVLGWLLLPLLLLCTQPHHGARAMNDIGDYVGSNLEISWLPNLDGLMEGYARNFRPGIGGPPVNVALALEVASIDHISEANMEYTMTVFLHQSWRDSRLSYNHTNETLGLDSRFVDKLWLPDTFIVNAKSAWFHDVTVENKLIRLQPDGVILYSIRITSTVACDMDLAKYPMDEQECMLDLESYGYSSEDIVYYWSENQEQIHGLDRLQLAQFTITSYRFTTELMNFKSAGQFPRLSLHFQLRRNRGVYIIQSYMPSVLLVAMSWVSFWISQAAVPARVSLGITTVLTMTTLMVSARSSLPRASAIKALDVYFWICYVFVFAALVEYAFAHFNADYRKKRKAKVKVTKPRAEMDVRNAIVLFSLSAAGVSQELAISRRQGRVPGNLMGSYRSVEVEAKKEGGSRPGGPGGIRSRLKPIDADTIDIYARAVFPAAFAAVNIIYWAAYTM; this is encoded by the exons AGCAATGAATGACATTGGGGACTACGTGGGCTCCAACCTGGAGATATCCTGGCTCCCCAACCTGGATGGACTAATGGAGGGCTACGCCCGAAACTTCCGACCAGGCATTGGAG GTCCTCCAGTGAATGTGGCGCTTGCCCTAGAGGTGGCCAGCATTGACCACATCTCAGAAGCAAATATG GAATACACCATGACAGTGTTCCTGCACCAGAGCTGGCGAGACAGCAGGCTGTCCTACAACCATACCAACGAGACCCTGGGCCTGGATAGCCGCTTCGTGGACAAGCTGTGGCTCCCTGACACCTTCATTGTGAATGCCAAGTCTGCCTGGTTCCATGATGTGACCGTGGAAAACAAGCTTATCCGCCTACAGCCCGACGGTGTGATTTTATACAGCATCCG CATCACCTCCACAGTGGCCTGTGACATGGACCTTGCCAAGTACCCCATGGACGAGCAGGAGTGCATGCTGGACCTGGAGAGCT ATGGCTACTCTTCTGAGGACATTGTCTATTATTGGTCAGAAAACCAGGAGCAGATCCACGGGCTGGACAGGCTGCAACTGGCCCAGTTCACTATCACCAGTTACCGCTTCACCACGGAGCTGATGAACTTCAAATCAG CTGGCCAGTTCCCTcgactcagcttacacttccagctTCGGAGGAACCGGGGTGTCTACATCATCCAGTCTTACATGCCCTCTGTCCTCCTGGTTGCCATGTCCTGGGTCTCCTTCTGGATTAGCCAAGCAGCAGTGCCTGCCAGAGTATCTCTAG GCATCACCACTGTGCTGACAATGACCACACTCATGGTTAGTGCCCGCTCCTCCCTCCCGCGGGCTTCTGCTATCAAGGCTCTGGATGTGTATTTCTGGATCTGCTATGTCTTCGTGTTTGCTGCCCTGGTGGAGTATGCATTTGCCCACTTCAATGCTGACTACAGGAAGAAACGGAAAGCCAAGGTCAAGGTCACGAAGCCAAGGGCAGAG ATGGACGTGAGGAACGCCAttgtcctcttctccctctctgctgCCGGGGTCAGCCAGGAGTTGGCTATCTCCCGCCGTCAAGGCCGGGTCCCTGGGAACCTCATGGGTTCCTATAGGTCTGTAGAAGTGGAGGCAAAGAAGGAGGGGGGGTCCCGCCCAGGGGGCCCAGGAGGCATCCGTTCCAGACTCAAACCCATCGATGCAGACACCATCGACATCTATGCCCGCGCTGTGTTCCCGGCAGCCTTTGCAGCAGTCAACATCATCTACTGGGCGGCGTATACCATGTGA